The window tttttactaaaaaataccataaatttTGGATAACAGATGACTTTAGGTCGGTAGCAATTTTTGTCTATGGTGTACATCTGACAGTCGCTAGAAAGGACTTACCAGAATAAGCAAACTAGGAtacaattttagtaataaaaacataacacgCTTAGCGTTCCTGAATAATTTGGTATTACGATCCGTGGCAGCTTCTAACATTTTACCCATCGCTTTAAAACTTTCCAGGCATGCTCATTAacgtaaaatgaaatatttaattaattaacgtcTAATAGTTGTTAAACTTATGTATTGAGCATCGTAACAGTTTCATTAAATCGCGCCATTTAATGaagcaatttataataataattagttttcttttatcaatttaaaacaaataatttggcATGTTAGCTACCGTGCCagaatacttaaaataatatactaatttaGGTACATcgtcaaattaataaaacctcATTTTTGTAAAAGTCATATAAATAGAGAAAAAACAATTCTCCTTTCTATGCTCTCTCCTGTAAACTAGCTTTAATGCAGATAACTCTTTCTACTTTCAACCCGTTGATTTctttaaaaagaatcataattTTGGAATACATACAGGAAATATACAGTACACCAAGAACCAGGCTGACTATTCATTATTatcctttatattttctgaCAACAGAACATACGGGAAAAAATTTAACACATTATTGGTACAAGTTCAATAATAGTAATGAACTTTACAAGCGTCTACAAGTTGTAGATtgagtaaacaaaataaatcaaatacataaGCTTATAtaacatcattataatatatataattttttatattaatagtgaAGTATTACTAATTATAAGCAATCGAAAGATGTTtaaaatggatttaaaaaatgtaagaaTATTAAACATCTATTTTTAACAATCTCCTAACTAACGGACACTTTACTTTGacaatttattctaaaattaacaaattatagttGTGAAATTGCCCTCCATATCAATATGACATCCAACTGTTACTCCCATTGCAGCTAATGGTTTTTATAATTGACCACATCACAAATACATTCgtaaaacttttattacaatataaggAGTAGTAGTAAGAGGTTCATTACCATAGTTGTAATGTGTACGCGGTACAAGTATGATTACTGCACTGATGTCCAGGGTTCGATACGTGGGTCGGgttgattaaaaatttaactGTACTTTTtgcatcttaaaaattactcagtcgcagctctaAGTCAGGAAATTGACGGCGTGATACCCGTCGTTTCATAGGACTATGAGGATGATGGAAGagagagtacacctgtgtattgtgcacacacttgtacaccaTAATATTTCCTGCACATGCCTAGCtgtctccgttgagattgaccgctgCGGTcaaaattcagctaggagggaTTAATATTAGTAGCATTAAACTAATAATATCCCGGTCGGTGATTAAACTaactaaaatgtattataataatattttgtcaatgACTCTCGAAAATCTaacagcatttttttatactaatttgtTGGTATCCCTTAAGCATGGGTACCAACATTAAAAAGTTTTCGAAATGCCAATAGAACGGcagtaaattttattgattgattttaCTTAAACTCAGCGTCCCTGCTAGGCGTCCCGACGTAGTTTTGCTTactaataaattctttaaagcATCTCTAAGCTTGTGCATTTACGGAAGAATTAAGAAACATGTCTGGTCCACCACAAGAGTGTGTCGTCGATTCCAGCGGGATACATGTAAGTATTTAACATCTCTGTAATTTTGCTGTGCCTTGAAGCTGCGGATCGATAAATGTTACCTTCCATTAACATATATGTACCCTCTTTAGAGGACTCCCTGAATTGACTGGTAGCAGAGTTGAGCAAAACACTTgctttgttttactttatttcacAACATACTaagattttgaatttagaaattcaaatgtattaaGTCGTTTTTAACCGagttcaaaaaaggaggagatttTCAATTTTacgtatataagtatataaatatatatattatagttcgTACTTCAAAACTCAGTGATTAATTaaccaatttataaaaatatttttttatttgaaataatatacttCTAGGTtgatcacatatttttttttcaaaatctgttcaatagtttGGATTTTCAACTAAAAGAACTAGAATAAGTATGTCGGCCAAGTAAGCGAAATTGTGAAATTTGCATTGGGTTTGTTTAAGACttcttcttacatacatatatataatgtaacattatatgtatagcatcacatcttttccctctttaggggtaggcagaagtgtgtGTATGTCACTTGTACCACGTGAGCAACATAACTAAGCCATGAAGAcagtttatttcttactaacacaaaaaagcaaaaaataaaagcatttttacataaattaaactaccttcaaaaacactaaaaactaaaattactcTTACCGACCTATACTGCCATGCTAAGCTCAAATGCGGTATCTCAAGAATAatctaaatcttgatttttatgttgtcagatagcttaaagaaatacccatccaatgaacttacctaatgCAACTGAATCTTGTtaagaacttgttaaaaaaaaaacttaaaattttctcTGTcttagttttacatacaaaactacaaatctatatttacaaaattgtgaTTATCTCTAattaaggtttccctgacataccgcttttgcccTTAGCATGGCAGTATATACTTGTTAATAATATTGGAGTTGGTGACTAAGTAAAATTGCTCACTAAtctagataaatacataaaaaataagaaaaaaatattttaggctgCAGTCTTTTGAAATTTtggaagaaatataaaatacctaaaattgGCTTAACTGGCATTTCAACaaaatacagtattttaattatttttactaaaaaatcaaattgtaaAATACAGTCAGGTGTTACGTATTGTAATCATAATAGAAATAACCCGACAATTGTAATAAAGTGTAAAGAAGAATTTAGAACCATAGATTTTTAAACATACTCTCAAATAAATAAGCCCTAACAATAAAGTGTGGTTAGcaaattaagaattattttctgcaaaatgcacatgttaataaaattactaaatgtatttatacttaaatgtaatCTACATAATACATTAGTTAGTATTTGAAAgaggaagaaaattaaatactaataaccaaatatgtattagtatttaaatttctatattacaGATAAGTCATTCAAATACTGGTAGACTGATAATTTGTTAATACTTGAACATACCTGTGTtggcattaattatttttattaataaaagaaaacacacTCTTTGTTCTAACTTTGTACTGTTGtagttttaatgaatattatctgCATCACAACATAAGTGAGGCATACACAAcccttttattttaaaggttttagtCATAGCTCCTAAGGCAAAAACACTTGGAACTTTTTTATgggtgttgtttttttttattgcaatggGGCAGCCTGACACTGTACAAGCCACAGTCATCCATGAAGATTATCTAGCACTCAATGTCATGGCTGCCTGTACGTCAGCTAATGTTTACTAtggaatactaaaaaaaaatttttgaaatagaaCATGGTGTGCCATTGAAGGGAcattgacaaattattttttcctgATGAGgttaaaagtgtttttttcgTGTATCGAACCCCGCAGGCGACATCGGGGAAACCTGCGAAGGAATACTGGAATCCTCCAGCTGAGCAACTGCAGAGGCTTGGAGGAAAGTTAAGAGGGGGTATCTAGGGAAGGAAagggaaccctcttaggataagcggaggggagaaggccaggaaatattcacgagccctcataggcctcaatgtgtattgaCAACCATTAGTTacatacacactgaactgtgtgcttAGTTCCGCGGCAGATGTCTCCCCGTGCGTGTGCATTCGGTGTGATGACCGAGCGctcaagaattgcctcggggggaaGGTTAAGTGTTgcatatagttttattatcgatattttacaTACAGAATTGTATGGAATGCGGCTTGGAGGAACCAGAATGGATAATCTGGAGACCTGGTGTCAAGGTGTGTCCAGAGTGTTCTGGCGTTCACCGCAGCCTTAGAAACGAAGCATCTACCGGTAATGAAGAGGTAGTGACGCCACTGCCGGAAATGGTAAGAATGGCATTTATGTGTGtgtaaggtgcgttcgggtaagatcggatacggagtaagatcgtataacgaaaaaatacaacgaatctatggttattttttagtttaaggtccgatcttttctaagggttttaaatttctatacagatattatgatctatttttaagctataatttgaattggaagatgattaaattatcacataaagtagcattaataataaacagtttcatgtataaaatattggtatcgcttaaatattttttttttttttttttttttaatctttatttaaggagcttggtcgttatttcacgactatgtcgctccgtacgtccacttttatccatgcctactatttttttataaaatcaaaatatttttttaataagccttaaatattttatgagaaaaaaaatattttcgagactcctcgcaagTCAcggaaaaaccgtccgaaattagccgaacgcactctatataataataataaaaagtaaaaatatctaGCATAATTCACTAAGATCAGTCCAATGTGGAATGATAtacaaagatatattattacgtAACAAAACAaacctgtaaataaaaatgaacgaaaattaatactataaataacatttaacactGTAtatcaaaaatcttaaaaagCGAATCAGGGAGAAAAATTGAGTTGCTAGTAAAACAATACTAGATGACAATACaacaaaatgttatacaaaatattaatattggcaacagtaatttgattattttaattataatcataaactTAACAATAAACCGCATCACTATCATGAATTtccgattttatttattttattttaataaaattaagacgcaaaacagattacaatcaaaattaaagctaattataaaatatacaagcataaaaaatagactgtattcctaaacattgctGAAGATTATCCGGTATGTCTCGCGACTACATCTGACCATGAGGCCGATGGTCTGCTTCGTAATATTAAGataaatgtagtttttaattgtCATTATAAAGCAGTTACTAACGGTGACTGTAGACGTTAGGGACTGGTTGGTCATTACCTTGATCTTGATCATGTTCATACATCATCATTATGTTTGCCTTTAAGTCGACGTTGTCAGACGTTTCAAAAACCGTATTTAGCAATGTCAACAAAAAGAACGAAGTCTTCCGTTCACATTAACACATATCAGGTGTAATTATGCCAATTGCTTTGTGgttcaagtaatttttattttaaattcggaTCCGGCAGTCGATGTTCGAATAGTAAATAAGGCGCATATGAGAATACTAAGACCTAATTGCAATTACGATTTAGctaaataaaccaatcaattTATGTGCACAAAACTAGTGCATTTAACACGGTTTTAGGAAATGCAGCGTCGTATAAGGACTCTGCACTGGCACCGGCTAAAAGTAAATACTTGATTTTTAGGACACCGACGATGAGCTCCCATCTTCGTCGGATGACGCGGTCCCGCCAATGGACCTGGAAGGGGACCCAGATTTTGAATACGAGCTTGTAGAGAGGTCCGAGGTGGACGACGGCGAAACGGATGACGGGGATGAAGGGGCGGCGTACCAGCTCCCGCCCGGCTCGCTGGGACACGCTACCATCGGCTTGATCGCCAAGAGCTGGAAGCCCAGGGTGCTGCGCGCCGATGAAGACCCCGAACGCGTCCACAAGGAATTCTACGACCAGTTCATGGCCATTCCTAATCATG of the Manduca sexta isolate Smith_Timp_Sample1 chromosome 27, JHU_Msex_v1.0, whole genome shotgun sequence genome contains:
- the LOC115440572 gene encoding uncharacterized protein LOC115440572; this encodes MSGPPQECVVDSSGIHNCMECGLEEPEWIIWRPGVKVCPECSGVHRSLRNEASTGNEEVVTPLPEMDTDDELPSSSDDAVPPMDLEGDPDFEYELVERSEVDDGETDDGDEGAAYQLPPGSLGHATIGLIAKSWKPRVLRADEDPERVHKEFYDQFMAIPNHERIFFLSEIDSMCYEYFKHNAV